The Mycobacterium sp. 3519A genome contains a region encoding:
- the lpqB gene encoding MtrAB system accessory lipoprotein LpqB, which translates to MAVVWLLAVVLAGCAGVPSSSAPQAIGTVDRPAPPSLPKPTPGMDPDVLLREFLKATADPANRHLAARQFLTESASRAWDDAGSALLIDNVVFVETRGPDRVSVSMRADILGSLSDVGVFETGEGALPDPGPIELIKTPGGWRIDRLPNGVFLDWQQFQSTYKRNTLYFADPTGHTVVPDPRYVAVSDADQLATELVSKLIAGPRPEMTNTVRNLLGPPLKLRGPVTRADGGKTGVGRGYGGARVDLENLSTTDPHSRQLLAAQIIWTLSRAGINGPYVINADGAALDDRFADGWNTSDVAATDPGAADGAAAGLHALVGGTLMSLDGQRATRVAGQFGQMPGQTAAAVSRTGQEVASIVTLRPGAPDMASSLWVGPLNGNATQAMEGRTLSRPSWALDDAIWVVVDGINVVRAIQDASGQPARIPVDSGVVSARYPGAITELQLSRDGTRAAMVIEGQVILAGVEQTAGGGYALTYPRRLGFGLGNTAVSLSWRTGDDIVVSRTDPQHPVSYVNLDGVNSDGPSRNLLMPVTTVAANPSTVYVADARGVLQLSGSAADNDPAWTEVRPLMVADALPVLPG; encoded by the coding sequence CTGGCAGTCGTGTGGCTGCTGGCGGTCGTGCTCGCGGGTTGCGCCGGCGTGCCGAGTTCGTCTGCGCCGCAAGCCATCGGCACCGTGGACCGGCCCGCGCCACCCAGTCTGCCCAAACCGACGCCCGGCATGGATCCCGACGTCCTGCTGCGCGAGTTCCTCAAGGCGACAGCCGATCCCGCGAACCGGCACCTGGCCGCGCGGCAGTTCCTCACCGAATCCGCTTCCCGCGCATGGGACGACGCGGGTAGCGCGCTGCTGATCGACAACGTGGTCTTCGTCGAGACGCGTGGGCCGGATCGGGTGTCGGTCAGCATGCGCGCCGACATTTTGGGTTCACTGTCGGACGTCGGGGTCTTCGAGACGGGGGAGGGCGCCCTGCCCGACCCCGGTCCCATCGAACTGATCAAGACTCCTGGCGGGTGGCGCATCGACCGCCTGCCCAACGGCGTTTTCCTTGACTGGCAACAGTTTCAGTCCACCTACAAGCGCAACACGCTGTACTTCGCCGACCCGACCGGGCACACCGTCGTACCCGATCCCCGCTACGTCGCGGTGTCCGACGCCGATCAACTGGCCACCGAACTGGTCAGCAAGCTCATCGCGGGCCCGCGTCCGGAGATGACGAACACGGTGCGCAACCTGCTCGGTCCGCCGCTCAAGCTCCGCGGCCCGGTGACACGCGCCGACGGCGGCAAGACGGGCGTTGGCCGCGGCTACGGCGGCGCCCGCGTCGACCTGGAGAACCTGTCCACCACCGACCCGCACAGCAGGCAACTGCTTGCCGCACAGATCATTTGGACGCTGTCGCGGGCGGGGATCAACGGCCCGTACGTGATCAACGCCGACGGCGCCGCGCTCGACGATCGGTTCGCCGACGGCTGGAACACCTCCGATGTCGCGGCCACCGACCCCGGCGCGGCCGACGGCGCCGCCGCCGGTCTGCACGCGCTGGTGGGCGGAACGCTGATGTCGTTGGACGGTCAACGGGCGACCAGGGTCGCAGGTCAATTCGGCCAAATGCCGGGCCAGACCGCCGCCGCGGTGTCGCGCACCGGCCAGGAGGTCGCGTCGATCGTCACGCTGCGGCCCGGCGCCCCCGACATGGCCTCGTCGCTGTGGGTCGGACCGCTGAATGGCAATGCGACACAAGCGATGGAGGGGCGCACGCTGTCGCGGCCGAGTTGGGCGCTCGACGACGCGATCTGGGTGGTGGTCGACGGCATCAACGTGGTGCGCGCCATCCAGGACGCCTCGGGGCAGCCGGCCCGCATCCCGGTCGACTCCGGCGTCGTGTCGGCGCGCTACCCGGGTGCCATCACCGAACTCCAATTGTCCCGCGACGGCACCCGCGCAGCGATGGTCATCGAGGGCCAGGTCATCCTCGCCGGCGTCGAGCAGACCGCCGGTGGCGGTTACGCGCTGACTTATCCGCGGCGGCTGGGCTTCGGCCTCGGCAACACGGCCGTATCACTGTCCTGGCGTACCGGCGACGACATCGTCGTCAGCCGCACCGACCCGCAGCACCCGGTGTCCTACGTCAACCTCGACGGGGTGAACTCCGACGGCCCCAGCCGCAACCTGCTGATGCCGGTCACCACCGTCGCCGCGAACCCGTCCACGGTGTACGTCGCCGACGCGCGCGGGGTACTGCAGCTGTCCGGTTCGGCGGCCGACAACGACCCGGCGTGGACCGAGGTGCGGCCGTTGATGGTCGCCGACGCGCTACCCGTGCTGCCCGGCTAG
- a CDS encoding DUF6529 family protein, with protein MYDPAATQRISTAKGDAAVLGAVALGALVAVGLGVFGKLHEPQFFSISVAGFSSGTAVKAWLATIAVALALFQLVSAFAMYRLIPGGKAPAWMRPAHVWSGRLAVLVSVPVAVHCLYALGFESYDNRVLFHSLFGCFFYGAFVTKMVLLTRKGLRAWVIPVAGGLVFFGLVYVWLTSALWFFDTNGITF; from the coding sequence ATGTATGACCCTGCCGCCACCCAGCGAATCAGTACCGCCAAGGGCGACGCCGCGGTGCTCGGTGCGGTCGCGCTCGGCGCACTCGTCGCGGTCGGTCTTGGTGTGTTCGGGAAACTGCATGAGCCGCAGTTCTTTTCGATCAGCGTCGCGGGATTCTCCAGCGGCACCGCGGTGAAGGCGTGGCTGGCGACCATCGCCGTGGCACTGGCGCTGTTCCAACTGGTGTCCGCGTTCGCGATGTACCGACTGATCCCGGGCGGCAAGGCGCCGGCATGGATGCGCCCCGCGCACGTGTGGTCGGGCCGACTGGCCGTGTTGGTCAGCGTCCCGGTCGCGGTGCACTGCCTGTACGCACTGGGCTTCGAGTCCTACGACAACCGGGTGTTGTTCCATTCGCTGTTCGGGTGCTTCTTCTACGGCGCGTTCGTGACGAAGATGGTGCTGCTCACCCGCAAAGGCCTTCGGGCATGGGTGATTCCGGTGGCGGGCGGACTGGTGTTTTTCGGCTTAGTCTACGTCTGGCTGACGTCGGCGCTCTGGTTCTTCGACACAAACGGCATCACGTTCTAA
- a CDS encoding ubiquinol-cytochrome c reductase iron-sulfur subunit gives MNISEFPISRQKVLLGAGLGLVTAVVAACSTYGKKDDAASESSTTSAAPTSPGGAEPAAKALAKTADVPVGSGVIVGEVVVTQPTAGVFKGFSAKCTHKGCLVDKVADGTIDCPCHGSKFNLDGTVAHGPADKPLQAENVTVQGDSIVLG, from the coding sequence ATGAACATCTCCGAATTCCCCATCTCACGGCAGAAGGTTCTCCTCGGCGCAGGGCTGGGGTTGGTGACCGCCGTCGTCGCCGCGTGCAGTACCTACGGCAAAAAGGACGACGCGGCAAGCGAATCGAGCACCACCAGCGCCGCGCCGACCTCACCCGGTGGCGCAGAGCCCGCGGCCAAGGCCCTGGCCAAGACGGCCGACGTGCCTGTCGGTTCGGGTGTGATCGTCGGCGAGGTCGTGGTGACCCAACCCACCGCGGGGGTGTTCAAGGGGTTCTCGGCGAAGTGCACCCACAAGGGCTGCCTGGTCGACAAGGTGGCCGACGGCACCATCGATTGTCCTTGCCACGGCAGCAAATTCAACCTCGACGGCACGGTGGCCCACGGCCCGGCCGACAAGCCGCTGCAAGCCGAGAACGTCACCGTACAGGGCGATTCGATCGTCCTGGGGTGA
- a CDS encoding DUF2252 domain-containing protein, with translation MADSEARESFIVDCLVKAFADLMKADPDAFRTKFRKMAADPFAFYRGSACVFYADLADRDDRWADDRTARVWIQGDLHAENFGTYMDGSGVLIFDVNDFDEAFVGHFTWDLQRFAASVALMCWQKALSDEEIACLIETFVRAYVDQVRWFVDVEDDSSFSLNLQTARGAVLAALQAARLSTRSQLLERMTHVDESDRRFRDLPGVRHLDDAEREKVSDAFDRYLKTIPETKRFHGIAYDIKDVIGKTGMGIGSAGLPAYTVLIEGFNQALDNDVVLSMKQGNVAAPSRVVDDPDVHRYFKHHGHRTAVSQRALQAHADPLLGYTDIDGVGYVVSEISPYEADLDYSELTEPDELAEVIEQLGQAVAKVHCVSDTDSDQTLVDFQTEDAIVDVIGDDIEVFVADVVTFGMEYAPTVRDDHRHFVEAFREGRIPGVSST, from the coding sequence ATGGCCGACAGCGAGGCGCGCGAGTCCTTCATCGTCGACTGCCTGGTGAAGGCATTCGCCGATCTGATGAAGGCCGACCCTGACGCCTTCCGGACCAAGTTCCGCAAGATGGCCGCCGATCCGTTCGCTTTCTACCGGGGCAGCGCCTGCGTGTTCTACGCCGACCTGGCCGATCGCGACGACCGGTGGGCCGACGACCGGACCGCGCGGGTGTGGATACAGGGCGATCTGCATGCGGAGAACTTCGGCACCTACATGGACGGCTCCGGTGTGTTGATTTTCGACGTCAACGATTTCGACGAGGCGTTCGTCGGGCATTTCACTTGGGATCTGCAACGATTCGCGGCCAGCGTCGCACTGATGTGCTGGCAGAAGGCGTTGTCGGATGAGGAGATCGCCTGCCTGATCGAGACATTCGTGCGCGCATACGTCGACCAGGTGCGGTGGTTCGTCGACGTCGAGGACGATTCGTCGTTCTCACTGAACCTGCAGACCGCCCGCGGCGCGGTGTTGGCGGCGCTGCAGGCGGCGCGGCTGTCGACCCGATCGCAGCTGCTCGAGCGGATGACGCACGTCGACGAATCGGATCGGCGGTTCCGCGACCTGCCCGGCGTGCGACACCTCGACGACGCCGAACGCGAGAAGGTCAGCGACGCGTTCGACCGCTACCTGAAGACCATTCCGGAGACGAAGCGCTTCCACGGCATCGCCTATGACATCAAGGACGTGATCGGCAAGACCGGTATGGGCATCGGCAGCGCAGGCCTGCCCGCGTACACGGTGTTGATCGAAGGTTTCAACCAGGCGCTGGACAACGACGTGGTGCTGTCGATGAAGCAGGGCAACGTGGCCGCACCGAGTCGGGTGGTCGACGACCCGGATGTGCACCGGTACTTCAAGCACCACGGCCACCGCACCGCCGTCTCTCAGCGTGCCCTGCAGGCGCACGCCGACCCGCTGCTCGGCTACACCGACATCGACGGCGTGGGCTACGTGGTCAGCGAAATATCGCCATACGAAGCCGATTTGGACTACAGCGAGCTCACCGAACCCGATGAGCTCGCCGAAGTCATCGAACAACTCGGGCAGGCGGTGGCCAAGGTGCACTGCGTCAGCGACACCGACAGCGATCAGACGCTGGTCGACTTCCAGACCGAAGACGCGATCGTCGACGTGATCGGCGACGACATCGAGGTTTTCGTCGCCGACGTCGTCACGTTCGGAATGGAGTACGCCCCCACCGTGCGCGACGATCACCGCCACTTCGTTGAAGCGTTCCGGGAGGGCCGCATTCCCGGAGTCAGCTCCACCTAG
- a CDS encoding molybdopterin cofactor-binding domain-containing protein: MTALPVTLAANPRLGDWLRIGSEGEIEIRSGKVELGQGVLTALSQVAAEELDVDVARIAMTPASTDAGPDEGLTAGSLSIQQSGAALRQVCAEVRDIYLGVAADKLAVPKDDLTIDDGQICAENGAATSYWELADDTLLDRAATGAAAPKPVSAYRVVGASVGRVDLPGKLAGRSSYVHDLTLDSMVYGRVVRPPSRGATLREIDCAPTEAMPGVLAVVRDGDFLAVVAEREETALRAADLLRGDASWDQPSTLPDEEDLPAFLTSAPAETTVIADTGHRPSTGVVRSVTADYHRPYLAHGSIGPSCAVALAEDDRLHIWTHSQGIHVLRREIARALGIPPDLLSVRHVDGSGCYGHNGADDVAMDAALLAMAVPGRPVQVVWSRSDELSWSPLGPAGVVRLSADCGADGAVLSWRHEIWGGSYISRPGMTPNLAFLAASHRAGGEVIKSGGEPPQERGGGAARNAVPGYAFPAYQVVNNLLTAMPLRTSALRSLGAHLNVFAAESFMDELAADAGRDPIEFRLAHLSDPRARAVLEHVAHQSDWASWQAGDAVGHGIGYARYKNSSAYCAVVAEVEAVTEVRVRRLTIAVDAGLVINPDGAANQIEGGAVQATSWTVKERVRFDRFTVTSDTWDSYPILRFSEVPAVDVDLLPGAGHPSLGVGECAQGPTAAAIANAVADALGVRVRSLPLTPEQIVAALPEV; this comes from the coding sequence GTGACCGCGCTGCCCGTCACGCTGGCCGCCAACCCGCGGCTCGGCGACTGGCTGCGTATCGGGTCCGAGGGTGAGATCGAAATCCGTTCCGGCAAGGTCGAATTGGGCCAGGGCGTGTTGACGGCGCTGTCCCAGGTGGCCGCCGAGGAACTCGACGTCGACGTTGCCCGCATCGCGATGACGCCTGCGAGCACCGACGCGGGTCCCGACGAGGGGTTGACCGCGGGCAGCCTGTCCATCCAGCAGTCGGGGGCCGCCCTGCGGCAGGTGTGCGCGGAGGTGCGCGACATCTACCTCGGCGTCGCCGCCGACAAGCTCGCGGTGCCCAAGGACGACCTCACGATCGACGACGGGCAGATCTGCGCCGAAAACGGCGCGGCCACCAGCTACTGGGAACTGGCCGACGACACCCTGCTGGATCGGGCCGCCACCGGTGCGGCCGCCCCGAAACCCGTATCGGCGTACCGAGTCGTCGGCGCCAGCGTGGGTCGGGTCGATCTGCCAGGCAAACTGGCGGGCAGATCGAGTTACGTACACGATCTGACGCTTGATTCGATGGTGTACGGCAGGGTGGTCAGGCCCCCGTCGCGCGGGGCGACGCTGCGCGAGATCGACTGTGCCCCAACCGAAGCCATGCCCGGCGTACTCGCCGTGGTCCGCGACGGCGACTTCCTGGCCGTCGTCGCCGAGCGCGAAGAGACCGCGCTTCGGGCCGCGGATCTGCTGCGCGGGGATGCGTCGTGGGACCAACCGTCGACGCTGCCCGATGAAGAGGACCTGCCCGCGTTCTTGACCTCCGCGCCCGCGGAGACCACCGTCATCGCCGACACTGGGCACCGACCGTCGACAGGCGTGGTCCGTTCGGTCACCGCGGACTACCACCGGCCGTATCTGGCGCACGGTTCGATCGGACCCTCCTGCGCCGTCGCGCTCGCCGAGGACGATCGCCTGCACATCTGGACCCACAGTCAGGGCATCCACGTGTTGCGGCGGGAAATTGCACGGGCACTTGGCATTCCACCGGATCTACTGAGTGTTCGGCACGTCGACGGCTCGGGCTGCTACGGCCACAACGGCGCCGACGACGTGGCGATGGACGCCGCCCTGTTGGCAATGGCCGTCCCCGGCAGGCCGGTGCAGGTGGTGTGGTCACGATCCGACGAGCTGAGTTGGTCTCCGTTGGGTCCCGCTGGCGTGGTGCGACTTTCGGCCGACTGCGGTGCGGATGGTGCGGTGTTGTCCTGGCGGCACGAGATCTGGGGCGGCAGCTACATCAGCAGGCCGGGCATGACACCCAACCTGGCGTTCCTGGCGGCGAGCCACCGCGCGGGCGGCGAAGTGATCAAATCGGGCGGCGAGCCTCCTCAGGAGCGCGGCGGCGGGGCGGCCCGCAATGCCGTTCCCGGCTACGCCTTTCCGGCTTACCAGGTGGTGAACAACCTGCTGACCGCGATGCCGTTGCGGACGTCGGCGTTGCGGTCGCTGGGTGCGCACCTCAATGTGTTCGCCGCGGAGTCGTTCATGGACGAACTAGCCGCGGACGCCGGACGGGACCCGATCGAGTTCCGGCTGGCGCACCTGTCCGACCCGAGGGCCAGGGCGGTACTCGAACATGTTGCCCACCAGTCGGATTGGGCGTCGTGGCAGGCCGGCGACGCGGTCGGGCACGGCATCGGATATGCCCGATACAAGAACTCGAGCGCCTACTGCGCGGTGGTCGCCGAGGTCGAGGCCGTCACCGAAGTCCGGGTGCGCCGCTTGACCATAGCCGTCGACGCCGGACTGGTGATCAACCCGGACGGCGCGGCGAACCAGATCGAGGGCGGTGCGGTTCAGGCCACCAGTTGGACGGTGAAGGAACGGGTGCGGTTCGACCGGTTCACCGTCACCAGCGACACCTGGGACAGCTACCCGATCCTGCGGTTCTCCGAGGTGCCCGCGGTCGACGTCGACCTGTTGCCCGGGGCGGGGCATCCCTCACTCGGTGTCGGGGAATGCGCGCAGGGCCCGACGGCGGCCGCGATCGCCAACGCGGTGGCCGACGCGCTCGGTGTCCGGGTGCGCTCGCTGCCGCTGACACCCGAGCAGATCGTGGCCGCGCTGCCGGAGGTCTGA
- a CDS encoding (2Fe-2S)-binding protein: protein MAEVQVNGRTRHVDADDDTALLYVLRNHLGLKGTRFGCGLGVCGACMVLVDGHRVYSCDTPLWAVTEKAVTTVEGLGDDGSPHPVARAIVEGQAAQCGYCMSGIVVSAAALLAANPDPAEAEVRAALDDNLCRCGAHNRVVRAVLAAAAEMRAS, encoded by the coding sequence ATGGCAGAAGTTCAGGTCAACGGCCGCACCCGACACGTCGATGCAGACGACGACACCGCCTTGCTGTACGTGCTGCGCAACCACCTCGGTTTGAAGGGCACCCGGTTCGGCTGCGGGCTGGGCGTCTGCGGTGCCTGCATGGTGCTGGTCGACGGGCACCGGGTGTACTCGTGCGACACCCCGCTGTGGGCGGTGACGGAGAAGGCGGTCACCACCGTGGAGGGGTTGGGCGACGACGGCTCGCCGCATCCGGTCGCCCGCGCCATCGTCGAGGGTCAGGCCGCGCAATGCGGCTACTGCATGTCCGGCATCGTGGTCAGCGCCGCAGCCCTGCTCGCGGCCAATCCCGATCCCGCAGAAGCCGAGGTGCGCGCCGCGCTCGACGACAACCTGTGCCGCTGCGGGGCGCACAACCGGGTGGTGCGCGCGGTGCTCGCCGCCGCCGCCGAGATGCGGGCGTCGTGA
- a CDS encoding STAS domain-containing protein: MGKEQLGEEWLGRVAIVAMSGELDMATAPQLDEAVQAALAKKPAGLIVDLLGLTFLASAGMQLLIEICDQVTPSIRFAVVADGPATSRPMKITGVTDVVDVFSTRDVALNSFSECNRPDSGI; the protein is encoded by the coding sequence ATGGGCAAAGAGCAGTTGGGTGAAGAGTGGCTGGGCCGGGTGGCGATCGTCGCCATGTCGGGTGAGCTGGACATGGCGACCGCGCCGCAACTCGACGAGGCGGTGCAGGCCGCCCTCGCCAAGAAGCCGGCAGGTCTGATCGTCGACCTCCTCGGGCTGACCTTCCTCGCCTCGGCGGGAATGCAGCTGCTCATCGAGATCTGCGACCAGGTCACCCCGAGCATCCGGTTTGCCGTGGTCGCGGACGGTCCCGCCACCAGCAGGCCGATGAAGATCACCGGGGTCACCGATGTCGTCGACGTGTTCAGCACACGAGACGTAGCTCTCAACAGCTTTTCCGAATGTAATCGGCCGGATTCGGGTATCTGA
- a CDS encoding ATP-binding protein produces MSESSNDPRPDGQVFVGSGTADVATASQLRREFADWLGQRFALDEIKLGDAILAVYEALANAAEFAYVGRPAPGALSIEARHDSTANRLDVTVRDFGTWRETVHAVPDNTRGRGIPLMKALADEAEIDRTPTGTVVVLRFGDVRPAEGETFAASA; encoded by the coding sequence GTGAGCGAATCAAGTAACGACCCGCGCCCCGACGGACAGGTGTTCGTCGGCAGCGGCACCGCCGACGTCGCAACCGCGTCGCAGCTGCGGCGCGAGTTCGCCGACTGGCTCGGGCAACGATTCGCCCTCGACGAGATCAAGCTCGGCGACGCGATCCTGGCGGTGTACGAGGCGCTGGCCAACGCCGCCGAGTTCGCCTATGTCGGCAGGCCCGCGCCGGGTGCCCTCTCGATCGAGGCCCGCCACGACAGCACCGCCAACCGGCTCGACGTCACCGTCCGGGATTTCGGGACCTGGCGCGAGACGGTGCACGCGGTGCCTGACAACACGCGAGGCCGCGGCATACCGCTCATGAAGGCCCTCGCCGACGAGGCGGAGATCGACCGGACCCCCACCGGCACCGTCGTCGTGCTGCGATTCGGTGACGTGCGGCCGGCCGAGGGGGAGACGTTCGCCGCGTCGGCGTGA
- a CDS encoding ComF family protein codes for MLDLVLPLECGGCAAPAARWCPACARQLAVSADQPHLITPRVDPGVPVFSLGRYAGPRRAAIVAVKEHGRADLIRPLADAVGAALGNLVGWGLVGTPLTVVPAPTRRSAARRRGGDPVTRIARAATANHAGLRVVAALRMRGLVRDSVGLSGADRQRNVAGRVKLVEAVTGAVLVVDDIVTTGATAGESVRVLHAAGAHVVGVLAIANA; via the coding sequence ATGCTCGATCTCGTCCTGCCGCTCGAGTGCGGCGGCTGCGCGGCGCCCGCGGCGCGCTGGTGTCCCGCCTGCGCCCGCCAACTCGCTGTCAGCGCCGACCAACCGCACCTGATCACGCCGCGCGTCGATCCGGGCGTGCCCGTGTTCTCCCTCGGCCGCTACGCCGGGCCGCGCCGGGCCGCCATCGTCGCCGTCAAGGAACACGGTCGGGCCGACCTGATTCGCCCGCTCGCCGATGCCGTCGGGGCCGCGCTCGGCAACCTCGTCGGCTGGGGTCTGGTCGGCACGCCGCTCACCGTGGTGCCCGCACCGACCCGGCGGTCCGCCGCCCGCCGCAGAGGCGGCGACCCGGTCACGCGGATCGCGCGGGCAGCGACCGCGAACCACGCCGGACTGCGCGTCGTCGCGGCGCTGAGGATGCGGGGGCTGGTCCGGGACTCCGTCGGACTGTCCGGTGCCGACCGGCAACGCAATGTCGCGGGACGGGTGAAGCTGGTCGAGGCGGTCACGGGCGCGGTGCTGGTGGTCGACGACATCGTCACCACGGGCGCGACGGCGGGCGAATCGGTGCGCGTCCTGCACGCCGCGGGCGCCCACGTCGTCGGGGTGCTTGCGATCGCCAACGCCTGA
- the hpf gene encoding ribosome hibernation-promoting factor, HPF/YfiA family — protein sequence MVIEDERQEPTPNAEVVVKGRNVEVPDHFRIYVSEKLSRLERFDRTIYLFDVELDHERNRRQRKNCQHVEITARGRGPVVRGEACADSFYAALESAVCKLESRLRRSKDRRKVHYGDKTPVSLAQATAVDPVPPTPSTDDTPQTDGAAIEDHEPGRIVRVKEHPATPMTVDDALYEMELVGHDFFLFHDKESDKPCVVYRRHAYDYGLIRLA from the coding sequence ATGGTGATCGAGGACGAGCGGCAAGAACCGACTCCGAACGCAGAGGTCGTCGTCAAGGGTCGCAACGTCGAGGTCCCCGACCACTTCCGCATCTACGTTTCCGAGAAACTGTCCCGACTCGAACGATTTGACCGCACCATCTACCTGTTCGACGTCGAGCTGGACCACGAGCGCAACCGGCGCCAGCGGAAGAACTGCCAGCACGTCGAGATCACCGCACGCGGACGCGGCCCGGTCGTCCGCGGCGAGGCGTGCGCCGACAGCTTCTACGCCGCCCTCGAGTCGGCGGTCTGCAAACTCGAAAGCCGGCTTCGCCGCAGCAAGGACCGCCGCAAGGTGCACTACGGGGACAAGACCCCGGTGTCGCTGGCGCAGGCCACGGCCGTCGATCCGGTGCCGCCGACACCGTCGACCGACGACACTCCGCAGACCGACGGAGCGGCCATCGAGGATCACGAGCCTGGGCGCATCGTGCGCGTCAAGGAACATCCGGCGACGCCGATGACCGTCGACGACGCGCTCTACGAGATGGAACTCGTCGGCCACGACTTCTTCCTGTTCCACGACAAGGAGAGCGACAAGCCCTGCGTGGTCTACCGCAGGCACGCGTACGACTACGGACTGATCAGGCTCGCATAG